One Trichocoleus desertorum ATA4-8-CV12 DNA window includes the following coding sequences:
- a CDS encoding RNA polymerase sigma factor SigF, with amino-acid sequence MQTTAANELKSESLQLLREYQKNPSAKLRNQLVNLNLGLVRREAHHWINQCTENYEDLLQVGCIGLIRAIERFDMSKGHAFSSFAIPYIRGEIQHYLRDRGSSIRIPRRWQALQKQAAWTIQNLQTQLNRQPTDAEVAAKLEIAVSEWQEIKLALKNRSPLSLDAPVRDEDEGSASLGELVPDNQYRSFQLAQEDQIRLQQALLQLEHRTREILEFVFLYDLTQKETAERLGISAVTVSRRVKKGLHLLKQSMAAVEE; translated from the coding sequence ATGCAAACTACCGCCGCCAACGAACTTAAGAGCGAAAGCTTGCAACTGTTGCGAGAGTATCAAAAAAATCCTTCTGCCAAACTTCGAAATCAACTAGTTAATCTGAATTTAGGACTGGTGAGGAGAGAGGCTCATCATTGGATCAACCAGTGTACAGAAAACTATGAGGACTTGCTTCAAGTTGGCTGCATCGGTTTGATTCGGGCGATCGAGCGGTTTGATATGTCAAAGGGGCATGCCTTTAGCTCCTTTGCGATTCCTTACATTCGGGGTGAGATTCAACATTATTTAAGGGATAGAGGCTCTTCTATTCGCATTCCTCGTCGTTGGCAGGCGCTACAAAAGCAAGCGGCTTGGACAATTCAAAACTTACAAACTCAGCTGAATCGTCAACCGACAGATGCTGAGGTGGCAGCGAAGCTAGAGATTGCAGTCTCAGAGTGGCAAGAAATTAAACTAGCCCTAAAGAATCGTTCACCATTGAGCTTAGATGCCCCAGTGCGGGATGAAGATGAAGGTTCAGCTTCCCTAGGAGAGTTGGTTCCTGATAATCAGTATCGTAGTTTTCAGCTGGCTCAGGAAGACCAAATTCGTTTACAGCAGGCGCTACTGCAACTAGAACATCGAACCCGTGAGATCTTGGAGTTTGTTTTTCTATATGATTTGACTCAAAAGGAAACTGCTGAGCGCTTGGGCATTAGCGCTGTTACGGTTTCTCGTCGGGTGAAAAAAGGATTGCATCTCCTCAAGCAGTCAATGGCGGCTGTAGAAGAGTAA